Genomic DNA from Mycobacteroides chelonae CCUG 47445:
CTCGACGGTCTGCGGGAACGACCCGATGGTGGTGGTCGGCAGCTCGGGCAGCTGCAGGCGCTCATCCTGGCTGCGGCGACGCTCGGCGGCATCGCCACGTGAAATACCAGCCGCCAGAATCGAATCCAAACGCGCACGGATCTGACCGTTGTTCAGACGCGGATCCGTCTTGCGAGATTCGACAGCCGCATTCGACGCCGCGAACTCGGTAGCGTCGCGCGCCCCACCCAGTGCCCGCGCCAGCACCACAACTTCCTTGACCTTCTCGTCTGCGAACGCCAACCAGCTGCGCAGCTGGTCATCGAGTTCGGTCTCCGGTTCCAGCGAGTAGGGCACATGCAACGTCGAGCAGGACGTGGACACTGCGACGGCACCGGCGGATCCCAACAGCGTCCCCAGGGTGCCCAGCGCGGACTCCAGGTTGGTGCGCCAGATGTTTCGTCCGTCGACAACGCCCGCGACGATGGTCTTTCCGGCCAGCTCTGGCACCACGGCCACACCCGATGCGGACCCGTAGACCAGGTCGACGGCAATCGCCTCGACGGGGGTACGTGCCAGCGCCGGCAGTGCGGCACCGAGGTCCCCGAAGTAGGTGGCGACCAGGATCGCGGGGCGATCGGCCACCGTGCCGAGACGGCCATACACCTGCTCGGCCAGTTCGGGACCATTCGGCAGGATGTCGGTGACGAGCACCGGCTCATCGATCTGCACCCAGCCGACGCCTGCCTCGGCGAGCTGCACCAGCAGCTGCTCGTACAGCGACACCACCTCGTCGAGCCGTTCGATGGGCGCGGGGGCGCCGTCGACTGACTTACTCAACGCGAGGAAGGTGATGGGACCGACGACGACCGGACGTGCCGGAATGCCCAGCGCCTGAGCTTCTTTCAGCTCTCCGAACAGCTTGGCCGGGTTCAGCTCGAACTTCGTGTCCGGCCCGATCTCCGGCACCAGGTAGTGGTAGTTGGTATCGAACCACTTGGTCATTTCCAGCGGTGTCACGTCATCATTACCGCGAGCGGCGGCGAAGTAGCGATCGAGCTCATCGGTGATACCGGCGACACGGGGCGGGAGGGCTCCCAGCAGCACCGCGGTGTCCAGCACCTGGTCGTAGTACGAGAAGGTGTTCACCGGCACGGAGTCGAGCCCGGCGGCCGCCAATGCGGTCCAATTGTCGCGCCGAAGCCCTGCTGCGACAGTTTCGAGCTCGGTACGGCTGGTACGTCCGGCCCAGTAGCTCTCGGTAGCCCTCTTGAGCTCACGCCGCGGGCCGATGCGCGCGGATCCGAGCGTGGTGGCGGTCAAAGGTTGAGCAGTCATGAATTAGTCCTTCATCAACAGCGGGGTAGCCACCGCCCGGGGACGAAGAACCGAGCACGGAACCACCGCAACAGATATCTGCTCGGTGAAACCGCTTCGGCCATACGCCCATTCCGCGAGGCGATGATCCGCCGGGTGCGGCGCACCCGGCACAGCTGGCAGGTCTTCGGACTTACAGGCGTTACCCGGACTCAGGTTTTCCTACTGGCCGCCGCTTCCCAGGCTTCTTGGTGCTCAACCCAGTGCATATGACGACTGTCGTTCCTGCATACCGCTGCGGGACAGTCCCGGATTCTCACCGGGTTCCCTCTTATGCCGGGCCCGAGGGCCCGGCACTCGATGCTGATACCGGCTCGGATCAAACCCGTGCCACTACCAGCAGACCAGCTGCGTTTCTCATCATATGCGCGCTATCCAACACAAATATTAGCGACTATTCTCTAATATCGTGATCACCTTGGACCAGGCTCAGCAGGTGCTCGATGCGCAGCCCTTCAGTCGCCTCCTCGGGGCATCCGAGTGCCGGGTCGATGAGTCCGGAATCCGGCTCGCACTTGATATCCGTGACGAGCTACGGCAGCAGAACGGGTTTATCCACGGCGGCGTATTGAGCTATCTCGCCGACAACGCGATCACCTACGCGTGCGCCCTCGGTTTGGGCGCGGACATTGTGACCAGCGGATACACCATCGAGTATGTGTCTCCTGCGGGCGATGGGGTGCGACTGCTTGCCGACGCCTCGCTGGTGAGTGCCGGCCACACGAAGGCGCTGGGTCGCTGCGAAATCTCCGTCGAAGGCCACGATGGCAAGACCAAGCTGGTTGCGGTTGCTCAGGGCACGAGCATGGTCCGGCGCCGTGGGGCGTAAAGCGCAGTACACCGCCGACGACATCCTGGACGCTGCGCTGACCCTGGTGACCTCGGGCGGCCCGTCAGCGGCCACCGCCTCCGCCATCGGACGCGTCCTCGGAGCACCGTCAGGTTCGATCTATCACCGATTCGCTAGCCGCGATGAGCTCATGGCCCGGCTCTGGCTGCGATCGATCGCCCGCTATCAGAGCGGGATACTCGCGGCCCTGTGCCTGTCGGATCTCGACGATGCACTTACGGCGACCATTGACCACGCATTCCAGTGGACAACGGCGAACCGCAACGAGGCGCAGCTGCTACTCCAGTACGAGAAAGCTGACCTGGTCGCGCACTGGCCCGACACCCTCGCCGCGGAGCTCACAACACTTAACTCCCGGGTCCGCATGGCGTTGCGCGATTACACCGAGCATCGGTTCGGCGCGATCACTCCCGAACTGATCGACAAAACGATGTTCGCGTTGATCGACATGCCGTACGCAGCGGTGCGCCGTCACCTGCCCGACAGGGGAGAGCCCGCGCCGTGGTTGCGCGAGTTCGTCCGGACCAGCGCCCGGGAGCTTCTCGCCCGCGAGAGTTAGACCGTGGCGTATTTCTGACGCAGGGCCTTCTTATCGAGCTTGCCCAGCGCGGTCAGCGGCAGCGAGTCGGCGACGATCACGTGTTTGGGTGACTGCACCGAACCCTTGCGGTCCTTGACCGCGGACTGGATCTCGGAGGTCATCTTGGACACCGCATCGCCGCTACGGTCGGCATCGGCACGCAGCACCACGATCGCCGTGACCGCCTCGCCCCACTTCTCGTCGGGCACCCCGATGACGCCGACCTGCGCCACCGAGGGATGTTCGGCCACAACGTCTTCCACCTCACGGGGGAACACGTTGAAACCACCGGTGACGATCATGTCCTTGGTCCGGTCGACGATAAACCAGAAACCGTCTTCGTCTTCGCGTGCGACATCGCCGGTGCGCAGCCAGCCGTTTTTGAACGTGTCTGCGGTCTGTTCAGGCAGACCCCAGTAGCCGCCCGCCACCAGCGGCCCAGCCACACAGATCTCGCCGGGCTCACCCTGTTTCACCGGCTGGTCGTTCTCGTCGAGCAGCGCCGTGCGCAAAAACGCCGAGGGCCTGCCACAGCTGGAGAGCCGCTGGGTGTCGTGATCGCCCTTGGCCAGATAGCTGATGACCATGGGCGCTTCGGACTGACCGAAGTACTGCGCAAAGATCGGCCCGAATCGCTTGATTGCCTCCGCGAGCCGTACCGGGTTGATGGCCGAGGCGCCGTAGTAGACGGTCTGCAACGACGACAGGTCGCGGGTCTGAGAATCCGGGTGGTCCAGCAGCGCATAGATCATCGACGGCACCAGCATGGTGGCGGTGATCTTGTGCTCCTCGATCGCGGCCAGTACGGCGCCCGCGTCGAACTTGGGCAGCACCACCATTGACCCACCCTTCATCAGCGTCGGCATGAAGAACGCCGCACCGGCATGTGAAAGCGGGGTACACATCAGGAATTTGGGGCGATCCGGCCATTCCCACTCGGCCAGCTGGATCTGCGTCATGGTGAGAATCGACTGTGAGGTTCCGATGACGCCCTTGGGCTTACCCGTCGTGCCACCCGTGTAGGTGAGGCCGTTGATGTGATCCGGCGACAGGTTGATCGGAAGCAGCGCCCTCGCCTCAAAGTCGGCGGCCGCGGCAACCAGGTCATGTCCGACCTCGGCCAGCTCAGCGGGCACGGGGCCGAGCGTCAGCACGCGGGTCAGCGTCGGCACCTTCTCCACCAGAGCGGCGGCGCGCTCCACGAACTGCGGGGTGGGGTCGATGACGAGCGTGGTGATCTTGGCGTCGGCCAGTACATAGGCATGGTCGTCGAGCGATCCGAGCGGATGCAGTGCGGTACGCCGGGTGCCCAGCAGCTGCCCCGCACCGATCACCAACAGCACCTCGGGGCGATTGAGTGCGAGCATGCCCTGGCCATCGGTGGGATCGGGCACCAGCGCGGTGAAGGCCTGTATGTACTTGCTGATCTCATCGGCCATCTGGGCACCGGTGAGCGTGACATCCCCGAGCACCAGCGCGGGCGCGCTCGCGTTCTTTTTCAGCGCGGCGACCAGCAGGTGCCCGGAGTTGATCGACCCGTGTAGCGGGTCAAATGAGTCAGGCATCGCGCTCCTTGAGTGGAATAGTCGCCGATCAGGCACTTCGCTCGACGTTAGAACATGTTCTAGTTTTGGGCAAGGATTGGCGCGTCGGCCCACGAGGCAGCACCCGACCCAATCCCCTCAAAAGAACCGAACATGCTTGCTAGGCTGGCTAAATGCTCAAGTCCATGGTCGCCAGCACACTATTCGTCTCACTATCGATGTTTGCTACGGCTTTCGCGGGCGCCGATCCGGCAGACCCCGATCCGTTCAATCCCGCTGACTGCATCGGCAATGCCAATGCGGTCTGCAACGTTGGCCCATATGGCCCCAACAGCATGTCGAATCCTGCGAACCCGGCCAGCCCGCTGAATCCCAACAACCCCGCCAACCCGGCCAGCCCAATGAACCCGATGAATCGCCCGGGTCAGATCTGACGGGAGCACCCCTCAGGCTGCGGTGAATCCCTTGGCCCGCTGCGTGTCCCGGGCGCTCCACAGCGTCGACGTGATCTCCGCCTTCACCAGCGGGACCACCTCTTCGGCGAATCGACACAGGGTGTCCTTCTGCTCCTCGAAGTCAGCCTCGGGGCTCAATGAAATCGACTGGAACTCGTGGCCGAAGGCCTCATGCCACTGAATGATCTTCTCGGCCACGCGTTCCGGCGAACCAGCCAGCACCGGGCCACGATCTGCCGCATCCTCGATGGATTCGAAGGAGGGAAACTTGCCGACGGCCTTCGGATGATCCTTGAGCCTGGCCATCTGCGCCAGGCGTGCCTCATAGATCGGCCGGTACTGCGCGATGGCCTGTTCGGTCGTATCCGCCAGGTAGAGCCCTCCCGAACCCGCACCCACGTGCAGATTGGCTGGGTCGTGCCCGTTCTGCGCATACAGCTCCCGATACCTGTCAATGAGAATCTTGTAGTTCTCCTTGGGCTGCAAAGCATTTGCGGTGACTATCGGATCGCCCCACTTCGCGGCGAGTTCAACCGCGAACGTCGAGGTCGCCGACCCGTGCCAGATCCGGAACGGTCCGTCGTACGGCCTAGGCAGCGTTGTCGCGTCGGCCAGCGGATGCCGGTGCGTGCCTGTCCAGTCAACGTGTTCCTCGCGCAGTAGCCGCCGTAGCAGCTCATAGTTCTCTTGCAAGTACTCATACTGCTTGGCGATATCCAGCCCCATCAACGGGTACTGCCGGTCCTCATTACCCTTCCCGATGACGATCTCCAGGCGACCGCGGCTCAGCTGGTCGATGGTGGCGAAGTCCTCCGCCGCACGCACCGGGTCCAAGAGCGAGAGCACCGTGACGCCGGTGGACAACAGGATCCGTTCGGTCGCCGCAGCCACCGCTCCCAGCAGTACCGTGGGCGCTGACGACAGCACGTCTCCCGCATGCCGCTCCCCGACCGCGAAGGAATCCAAACCCAGGCCCTCGGCCAAGACCGCGGTCTCGACCACGCGGTTCAGCCGGTCGGCGGCGGGTGTCAATGCTCCCGTTGCGGGGTTCGGTAGGTAGAAGACAATGTCGAGAAGCTGAAAACGCATATCGCCAGTATGCCGAAACGGACCCCGGTCCGGCAGGGAGGAAATGTTCTGATGATCACCGAACTGGACTCGGTGCTTCTCGACGTTCCGAATCTCGCTGATGCAAAGGCCGCCTATGCCCGGCTGCTCGGAACCGACACCCCGCACCCCCAGCTCCACCTCGGGCTCCCCGATTGGGCACCGCACCCCGGATTGCTGTTCAGCGTCGCAGACCTGTCGTCCGCGGCCCGCACGCTCGATCGCCGCGGCCTAGCACTGGCCTCGTACGGAGAGCTCGTGGCGGGACAGGCCGACGGACTCACCCTGGGACTACGCGAGCGACCGGCAACACACGCGGTCCCGGCGAGCGAGCAGATCGATCACCTGGTGCTGTTCTCCCCGAATCGCGACAGGATCATCGCAACGCTATCCGGACGACTCGGTTTCGATCTGCGCCTGGACCGCATGCAGTCGTGGGGTGTACACCAACTGTTTTTCCGCTGCGCGGGCTTGGTGGTTGAGGTGGTGCTGCGCGATGACGACCCCGCCGGACCGGACTCGCTGTGGGGAATCGCCTGGCGCACCAACGATATTGACGCCTCTCATGCTCGGCTGACGGATGCCGACGTCACTCTCAGTGCCATCCGTGACGGCCATAAGCCGGGCACCAGAGTCGCGACGGTCAAAGATCCTGGGCTGGCAGTCCCCACAATTTTGATTGAACAGCGCTAGCCGCCGACTAGGTTGGGGTCTATGACGACTCCGAACCCGGGAAGCTGGCAACCCGACCCCGACGGACGATTCGAGTTCCGCTGGCACGACGGCCACCGCTGGACGGATCAGGTAGCCCATCAGGGAAAAGTCAGTTCAGCTCCGCTCGGAGGCTCCGCGCCGACCGCCCCACAGCCCAGCCCATCAACCCAAGTTGCACAACCGGCAGCACAGGCCCAACCTCTTGGAGACCAATTCTCGGGTATCAGTGGAGATTTGGTGGACGGCCGCTTCAGCGAGAATGAAGCCAAGCCGATCTCGAACCAGAACGCCAAACTGTTGCGCGTTCGTCTTGGCGAGCCATTCCTGGCGCGTCAAGGATCGATGGTGGCCTACCAGGGCAATGTCGATTTCGCCTTCGAAGGCGGCGGTGCGGCGAAGTTCTTGAAAAAGGCACTCACCGGAGAAGGCTTGCCGCTCATGCGGTGTTCGGGCCAGGGCGACGTATTCCTGGCCGAGCGTGCCTTCGACGTTCATCTACTAAACCTCAACAACGCGGGCCTTTCGATCAGCGGCAAGAACGTGCTGGCCTTCTCGGCAGGACTGAACTGGAACATCGAGCGGGTCAAGGGCGCCAGCATGGTCACCGGCGGCCTGTTCAACACGACATTGCGGGGAACGGGGTGGGTGGCCTTGACTACCGACGGTCCGCCGGTGGTGCTCAATGCCGCAGAGGCGCCGACATTCGCCGACACGAACGCGGTGGTGGCGTGGTCGGCCAACCTTCAGACACAGCTCAAGACGAGTTTCAAAGCCGGCGCCCTCATCGGCCGCGGTTCGGGCGAGGCACTCCAGGTGTCATTCCAGGGCCAGGGATTCGTCATCGTGCAACCATCCGAGGGCGTTCCTGTCGTCACGGCCGGCTAGAGCGTCATCAGCCCCGACAGCTCCCGGGCCCCCCGGGTCAACGTCGCGATCAGTACTTCTCGCTCCGCGCGGGTCGCACTGGGCAGCAGCGGGCCCAGCTGAAGTTCGTAGGCGGCATCGGCACCCACGAAGATGGGCGCCGCCAGATAACTGATGGGCAGCACATCCTCGGATATCAGCTCGTCGCGTGAGTACAGACGCGAGGTGAGCCGGGACAGCTGTCGCAACAGCCGTTCGCGAAGCGCCGCTTCCATCACCTCCGAGCCCGCCGAACCGAGCAGATCCGAGAGCAGGTCAACCATCCCGGTGTCGTCATGGTCGGGGCGGTAGATCACATATCCGCAGTCGGAAACCTGCCGCAGAAGCCGCTGGCCGTAACGCGCGCTCAAGCCGCGGGCGGTGCCGAGCCACTGCGCACGTTCGTCCGACGAACGCCAGGGCATCACGGCTGAACCCGCGGGAAAGGCCAGCGGTATCGTCTGCCCCACCGCGAATCCGGTGACAGCCCTACGTCCCGCCTGCGCTTTGGCGACGATCGTCAACGTCTTCGGACTGATTCGGCTGATGGTCGCCCCCGCCTGTGCTGTTCCGGCTATCCGGGCCAGCACGTCCTGAACCTCGCGGGGCATGGTCGCCTCAACCGCACGTGGAAGCGCCGACCCAACCCGATAACGAAGCTCACCGTCGCGCGTCAACCATCCCGCCGATTCCAGCTCGTTCACCACGGCGGTGGCGGTGGCACGGGGAATACCCGTACTTGCGGCGATCTCGCTCAGCGATTTGGGTTGTGTTGCAGCAGCAAGCATTTCCACGATTCTTATGACGCGTGCGGTCGGCGGTGAAATGGTCGGCATAGGTTCCCTCCCTCTTGCGCGTTGCATTGCTCAGGTCTACAGTGCATCGACTATTCGCCCCAAAGTAGTCGAATATTCGACACGGAGGTAGACATGATTCTGGACCGCTTCAGGCTCGACGGCAACGTCGCGATCGTTACCGGCGCGGGTCGTGGACTGGGCGCGGCGATCGCGGAGGCCTTCGCACAGGCGGGTGCCGATGTGCTGATCGCCTCGCGTACCGAATCCCAACTGCACGAGGTCGCCGCGAAGGTGGCCGCCGCGGGACGTCAGGCCGAGGTGGTCGTGGCCGATCTCTCCGATACCGAGGCATCCGCCTCCCTGGCACAGAAAGCCGTCGACCGGTTCGGACGACTCGACATCGTCGTCAACAATGTGGGCGGCACTATGCCGAAGCCGTTCTTGGACACCACCAACGACGACCTCGCTGAGGCCTTCTCGTTCAACGTCCTCAACGGTCACGCGCTGTTACGTACCGCGGTGCCGCACCTGCTCAAGTCCGATAACGCCTCGGTTATCAACATCACGTCCACCATGGGCCGACTCCCGGGCCGCGCCTTCCTCGGATACTGCACCGCCAAGGGTGCACTTGCTCATTATACCCGCACGGCTGCAATGGATTTGAGTCCGAGAATTCGCGTCAACGGTATCGCCCCCGGCTCCATACTTACCTCTGCGCTGGAGGTCGTGGCGGGCAACGACGAAGTGCGCGGGACACTTGAGAAGAACACGCCGCTACACCGGCTGGGCGATCCGGCCGATATCGCGGCGGCCGCAATCTATCTCGCATCGCCCGCCGGCAGCTTCCTGACCGGCAAGGTGCTCGAAGTCGATGGTGGCCTCATCGCACCCAATCTCGACATTCCCTTACCCGACCTTTCCTGATCGCTTTCTGAAGGGACCTGACATGACAAAGACACGCGTAGCCGTCTGGGGCACAGGAAATGTCGGCCAGCACGCGCTCGCCGGCGTGATCACCGACCCGAACATGGAACTCGTCGGCGTATGGGTATCCGGAGGCCATAAGGCCGGAAAGGACGCCGGCGAGCTGGCCGGGCTCGACACCACCACCGGTGTCACCGCGACCACCGATGCCGCCGAGATCTTGGCACTCAAGCCCGACTGCGTGGTGTACACCGCTATGACCGACAACCGCCTGATGGAGGCGATCGAGGACTTGCGCTCGATCCTGGCAGCCGGGATCAACGTCGCCGCCAGCGCGCCGGTGTTCCTGCAGTATCCGTGGGGCGTCCTGCCGGATAACATGCTGGAACCCATCGAAGCCGCAGCACGGGAAGGCAACTCGTCGATCTTTGTCGGTGGTATCGATCCTGGTTTTGCCAATGACCTACTGCCGCTGGCGCTCATGGGTACCTGCCAGCATGTCGATCAGGTGCGCTGTATCGAGATCGTCGACTACGCGACGTACGACAGCGCAACGGTGATGTTCGACGTCATGGGCTTCGGTAGGCCGATGGACGAGACCCCCCTTCTGCTGCAACCGGGAGTACTATCGCTGGCCTGGGGTTCGGTGGTGCGGCAGCTCGCAGCCGGTCTGGGCATCGAATTGGACGAGGTCACCGAGACGTACGAAAAGCTATCTGCTCCTGAAGATTTCGATATCTCCTCAGGACATATCCCCGCGGGCACCATGGCCGCGCTGCACTTCGAGGTTCGTGGGATGAAGGATGGCAAGGCGGTGACGGTCCTAGAGCACTTCACCCGTCTGCGCGAGGATCTAGCGCCGGACTGGCCACAGCCCGCACACGAGGGTGGCACCTATC
This window encodes:
- the fadD8 gene encoding fatty-acid--CoA ligase FadD8 → MPDSFDPLHGSINSGHLLVAALKKNASAPALVLGDVTLTGAQMADEISKYIQAFTALVPDPTDGQGMLALNRPEVLLVIGAGQLLGTRRTALHPLGSLDDHAYVLADAKITTLVIDPTPQFVERAAALVEKVPTLTRVLTLGPVPAELAEVGHDLVAAAADFEARALLPINLSPDHINGLTYTGGTTGKPKGVIGTSQSILTMTQIQLAEWEWPDRPKFLMCTPLSHAGAAFFMPTLMKGGSMVVLPKFDAGAVLAAIEEHKITATMLVPSMIYALLDHPDSQTRDLSSLQTVYYGASAINPVRLAEAIKRFGPIFAQYFGQSEAPMVISYLAKGDHDTQRLSSCGRPSAFLRTALLDENDQPVKQGEPGEICVAGPLVAGGYWGLPEQTADTFKNGWLRTGDVAREDEDGFWFIVDRTKDMIVTGGFNVFPREVEDVVAEHPSVAQVGVIGVPDEKWGEAVTAIVVLRADADRSGDAVSKMTSEIQSAVKDRKGSVQSPKHVIVADSLPLTALGKLDKKALRQKYATV
- a CDS encoding helix-turn-helix domain-containing protein; translation: MPTISPPTARVIRIVEMLAAATQPKSLSEIAASTGIPRATATAVVNELESAGWLTRDGELRYRVGSALPRAVEATMPREVQDVLARIAGTAQAGATISRISPKTLTIVAKAQAGRRAVTGFAVGQTIPLAFPAGSAVMPWRSSDERAQWLGTARGLSARYGQRLLRQVSDCGYVIYRPDHDDTGMVDLLSDLLGSAGSEVMEAALRERLLRQLSRLTSRLYSRDELISEDVLPISYLAAPIFVGADAAYELQLGPLLPSATRAEREVLIATLTRGARELSGLMTL
- a CDS encoding TetR/AcrR family transcriptional regulator, producing MGRKAQYTADDILDAALTLVTSGGPSAATASAIGRVLGAPSGSIYHRFASRDELMARLWLRSIARYQSGILAALCLSDLDDALTATIDHAFQWTTANRNEAQLLLQYEKADLVAHWPDTLAAELTTLNSRVRMALRDYTEHRFGAITPELIDKTMFALIDMPYAAVRRHLPDRGEPAPWLREFVRTSARELLARES
- a CDS encoding VOC family protein, translated to MITELDSVLLDVPNLADAKAAYARLLGTDTPHPQLHLGLPDWAPHPGLLFSVADLSSAARTLDRRGLALASYGELVAGQADGLTLGLRERPATHAVPASEQIDHLVLFSPNRDRIIATLSGRLGFDLRLDRMQSWGVHQLFFRCAGLVVEVVLRDDDPAGPDSLWGIAWRTNDIDASHARLTDADVTLSAIRDGHKPGTRVATVKDPGLAVPTILIEQR
- the metE gene encoding 5-methyltetrahydropteroyltriglutamate--homocysteine S-methyltransferase — encoded protein: MTAQPLTATTLGSARIGPRRELKRATESYWAGRTSRTELETVAAGLRRDNWTALAAAGLDSVPVNTFSYYDQVLDTAVLLGALPPRVAGITDELDRYFAAARGNDDVTPLEMTKWFDTNYHYLVPEIGPDTKFELNPAKLFGELKEAQALGIPARPVVVGPITFLALSKSVDGAPAPIERLDEVVSLYEQLLVQLAEAGVGWVQIDEPVLVTDILPNGPELAEQVYGRLGTVADRPAILVATYFGDLGAALPALARTPVEAIAVDLVYGSASGVAVVPELAGKTIVAGVVDGRNIWRTNLESALGTLGTLLGSAGAVAVSTSCSTLHVPYSLEPETELDDQLRSWLAFADEKVKEVVVLARALGGARDATEFAASNAAVESRKTDPRLNNGQIRARLDSILAAGISRGDAAERRRSQDERLQLPELPTTTIGSFPQTVEIRKARQALTKGEIDEAEYVRRMRAEVADVIALQEKLGLDVLVHGEPERNDMVQYFAEQLDGFFATQNGWVQSYGSRCVRPPILYGDVARQNPMTVEWATYAQSLTPKYVKGMLTGPVTILAWSFVRDDQPLADTANQIALAIRDETVDLQDAGIAIIQVDEPALRELLPLRSADKPAYLDWAVGAFRLSTSGVSDATQIHTHLCYSEFGEVIGAIADLDADVTSIEAARSHMEVLDDLNAIGFSNSVGPGVYDIHSPRVPSTAEMANSLREALQAVPAQRLWVNPDCGLKTRKADEVTASLANLVAAATEVRAGA
- a CDS encoding SDR family oxidoreductase, which encodes MILDRFRLDGNVAIVTGAGRGLGAAIAEAFAQAGADVLIASRTESQLHEVAAKVAAAGRQAEVVVADLSDTEASASLAQKAVDRFGRLDIVVNNVGGTMPKPFLDTTNDDLAEAFSFNVLNGHALLRTAVPHLLKSDNASVINITSTMGRLPGRAFLGYCTAKGALAHYTRTAAMDLSPRIRVNGIAPGSILTSALEVVAGNDEVRGTLEKNTPLHRLGDPADIAAAAIYLASPAGSFLTGKVLEVDGGLIAPNLDIPLPDLS
- a CDS encoding PaaI family thioesterase encodes the protein MITLDQAQQVLDAQPFSRLLGASECRVDESGIRLALDIRDELRQQNGFIHGGVLSYLADNAITYACALGLGADIVTSGYTIEYVSPAGDGVRLLADASLVSAGHTKALGRCEISVEGHDGKTKLVAVAQGTSMVRRRGA
- a CDS encoding LLM class flavin-dependent oxidoreductase produces the protein MRFQLLDIVFYLPNPATGALTPAADRLNRVVETAVLAEGLGLDSFAVGERHAGDVLSSAPTVLLGAVAAATERILLSTGVTVLSLLDPVRAAEDFATIDQLSRGRLEIVIGKGNEDRQYPLMGLDIAKQYEYLQENYELLRRLLREEHVDWTGTHRHPLADATTLPRPYDGPFRIWHGSATSTFAVELAAKWGDPIVTANALQPKENYKILIDRYRELYAQNGHDPANLHVGAGSGGLYLADTTEQAIAQYRPIYEARLAQMARLKDHPKAVGKFPSFESIEDAADRGPVLAGSPERVAEKIIQWHEAFGHEFQSISLSPEADFEEQKDTLCRFAEEVVPLVKAEITSTLWSARDTQRAKGFTAA
- a CDS encoding diacylglycerol kinase — its product is MTKTRVAVWGTGNVGQHALAGVITDPNMELVGVWVSGGHKAGKDAGELAGLDTTTGVTATTDAAEILALKPDCVVYTAMTDNRLMEAIEDLRSILAAGINVAASAPVFLQYPWGVLPDNMLEPIEAAAREGNSSIFVGGIDPGFANDLLPLALMGTCQHVDQVRCIEIVDYATYDSATVMFDVMGFGRPMDETPLLLQPGVLSLAWGSVVRQLAAGLGIELDEVTETYEKLSAPEDFDISSGHIPAGTMAALHFEVRGMKDGKAVTVLEHFTRLREDLAPDWPQPAHEGGTYRVEITGEPSYILDLGSFSTHGDHNYANLIATAMRVVNAVPAVVAADAGIRTTLDLPLITGKGRAR
- a CDS encoding AIM24 family protein — protein: MTTPNPGSWQPDPDGRFEFRWHDGHRWTDQVAHQGKVSSAPLGGSAPTAPQPSPSTQVAQPAAQAQPLGDQFSGISGDLVDGRFSENEAKPISNQNAKLLRVRLGEPFLARQGSMVAYQGNVDFAFEGGGAAKFLKKALTGEGLPLMRCSGQGDVFLAERAFDVHLLNLNNAGLSISGKNVLAFSAGLNWNIERVKGASMVTGGLFNTTLRGTGWVALTTDGPPVVLNAAEAPTFADTNAVVAWSANLQTQLKTSFKAGALIGRGSGEALQVSFQGQGFVIVQPSEGVPVVTAG